From a region of the Bradyrhizobium diazoefficiens genome:
- a CDS encoding acyl-CoA dehydrogenase family protein, which translates to MPIYKAPVEDVNFLLNDVFQIDRYDNLAGFSDASSDVREAILGEAAKLAEEVLQPLNRVGDLEGCKRADDGSVTTPKGFKDAFRQVAEGGWLGLSAPAEYGGQGLPVTLSQAVNEFQISANMAFSMYGGLTMGATAALLVHGTPEQKQTYVPKMVAGEWTGTMNLTEPHCGTDLGMLRTKAVRQADGSFKITGTKIFISAGEHDLASNIIHLVLARIEGAPAGIKGVSLFVVPKFLVNADGSVGQRNGVVCGSIEHKMGIHGNSTCVTNYDNATGWLIGEENKGMQGMFVMMNEARLGVAVQGLAQSEVAYQNAAAYARERIQGRALTGVKAPDKQADPIIVHPDVRRTLLSIRAFN; encoded by the coding sequence ATGCCGATCTACAAAGCCCCCGTCGAAGACGTGAACTTCCTGCTCAACGACGTCTTCCAGATCGACCGCTACGACAATCTGGCCGGCTTCTCCGATGCCTCCAGCGACGTGCGCGAAGCCATCCTCGGTGAAGCCGCCAAGCTTGCCGAAGAAGTGCTCCAGCCGCTGAATCGTGTAGGCGATCTCGAAGGCTGCAAGCGCGCCGATGACGGCAGCGTCACCACGCCGAAGGGATTCAAGGACGCCTTCAGGCAGGTGGCAGAGGGTGGTTGGCTTGGTCTGTCGGCTCCGGCCGAGTACGGCGGCCAGGGCCTGCCGGTGACGCTGAGCCAGGCGGTCAACGAGTTCCAGATCTCCGCCAACATGGCGTTCTCGATGTATGGCGGCCTCACCATGGGCGCGACCGCGGCGCTGCTGGTGCACGGCACGCCCGAGCAGAAGCAGACCTATGTGCCGAAGATGGTAGCTGGCGAATGGACCGGCACCATGAACCTCACCGAACCGCACTGCGGCACCGATCTCGGCATGCTCCGCACCAAGGCGGTGCGGCAGGCCGACGGCAGCTTCAAGATCACGGGCACCAAGATCTTCATCTCGGCCGGCGAGCATGACCTCGCCTCCAACATCATCCACCTCGTGCTGGCCCGCATCGAGGGCGCGCCCGCCGGCATCAAGGGCGTGTCGCTATTCGTGGTGCCGAAGTTCCTGGTCAACGCCGACGGTTCGGTGGGGCAGCGCAACGGCGTCGTCTGCGGCTCGATCGAGCACAAGATGGGCATCCACGGCAATTCGACCTGCGTGACGAACTACGATAACGCCACCGGCTGGCTGATCGGCGAAGAGAACAAGGGCATGCAGGGCATGTTCGTGATGATGAACGAGGCCCGGCTCGGCGTCGCCGTGCAGGGTCTCGCGCAATCCGAGGTCGCCTATCAGAACGCGGCTGCCTACGCCCGCGAGCGCATCCAGGGCCGCGCGCTCACCGGCGTGAAGGCGCCGGACAAGCAGGCCGATCCGATCATCGTGCATCCCGACGTGCGCCGCACGCTGCTGTCGATCCGCGCCTTCAACG
- a CDS encoding nuclear transport factor 2 family protein, translating into MTGLDSWYAYMKSHDRSALWDLLHPDAVFESPVVHTPQRGRDITFKYLSSAEQVLGGAGFTYVGEWKSVDGAVLEFKTMIDGIEINGVDIISFDAEGRITHFKVMVRPLKAINMLHRLMAEQLAAQS; encoded by the coding sequence ATGACCGGCCTCGATTCCTGGTACGCCTACATGAAGTCTCACGACCGTAGCGCGCTCTGGGATCTCCTGCATCCCGATGCCGTGTTCGAAAGCCCGGTCGTCCATACGCCGCAGCGCGGACGCGACATCACCTTCAAATATCTCTCCAGTGCTGAGCAGGTGCTCGGCGGTGCCGGCTTCACCTATGTCGGCGAATGGAAGAGCGTCGATGGCGCCGTGCTCGAATTCAAGACCATGATCGACGGCATCGAGATCAACGGCGTCGACATCATCAGCTTCGATGCCGAGGGACGCATCACGCATTTCAAGGTGATGGTGCGTCCGCTCAAGGCGATCAACATGCTGCACCGCCTGATGGCGGAGCAGCTTGCCGCCCAATCATGA
- a CDS encoding PadR family transcriptional regulator, which yields MALGDAILACLTERPMTGYELAKTFDSSIGFFWKADHQQIYRELAKLRDRGHIQGREVVQSGKPNKLIYTLTPEGRTALRHWAARPSTPASTKDDLLVRLHALDSIDIEPLRADLMARLEHHRDRHANYERILKKRFPEGTAEGRLDLGNLLLLRLGARHEQMVADFCEEALEALSAMSGKASVVPLEDGKREGKG from the coding sequence ATGGCGCTGGGCGACGCAATCCTCGCATGCCTGACGGAACGTCCGATGACGGGCTACGAGCTCGCCAAGACGTTCGATTCCTCGATCGGCTTCTTTTGGAAGGCCGACCACCAGCAGATCTACCGCGAGCTCGCCAAGCTGCGCGACCGCGGCCACATCCAGGGCCGTGAGGTCGTGCAATCGGGCAAGCCCAATAAACTGATCTATACGCTGACTCCCGAGGGGCGAACAGCGCTGCGGCACTGGGCCGCGCGGCCCAGCACGCCGGCCTCGACCAAGGACGACCTCCTGGTCCGCCTCCATGCCCTCGACAGCATCGACATCGAGCCGCTGCGCGCCGATTTGATGGCCCGCCTGGAGCACCACCGCGACCGCCACGCCAATTACGAGCGCATCCTGAAGAAGCGCTTTCCGGAGGGCACCGCCGAGGGCCGGCTCGACCTCGGCAACCTCCTGCTGCTCCGCTTAGGGGCCCGCCACGAGCAGATGGTGGCCGATTTCTGCGAAGAGGCGCTCGAGGCGCTGTCGGCGATGAGCGGCAAGGCCAGTGTGGTGCCGCTGGAAGATGGCAAGCGCGAGGGAAAGGGCTAG
- a CDS encoding SEL1-like repeat protein, which translates to MNSRVSWSVDGIDPSVRERAEAAARRAGMSLNDWLNSTLGETAPPNFRAPYDQRPQAPNVPNHVPSQESREVADIHQRLDAITQQIERISKPAQRQALSRQDASRPDVAREQGVARQLNDAISRLDARLSQISKPQQQPPAPHPAPVDARERQADAVERAAAQVYRSSPPLSPASFDVAVAEITARQSELDGFTPRQMPPRAAPSIAPNAAPFAPPVAPPAPAYAPPPPQPGPDFSSLERHLLKITSQIESLQRPDNTEQAITAFRSELAEIRHAITEAMPRRAIESIENEIRSLHRRIDETRSNGTDGQVLSGIEHALSDIKQVLRTLTPAEQLTGYDEAIRNLGAKLDLILRANDDPSTVRQLEDAIAALRGIVSNVASNEALARLSEDVQLLSSKVDQVTRSSGQGDSFAVLEQRIAALTAALETRERPQASESTEHLEAAIRALSDRFDRMQVGNDSASTFAHLEQRVSYLLERIEAASDPRNGNLSRVEDGLHDILRHLERQQATYSALAESRNSAPADSGMVDLVKRELSDIRFSQAETNRSTQDSLDAVHSALGHVVDRLSMIEGDLRAVRTAPPAAAPMPMSMPMPMAAPLQPAAMAREPRPQAQQSNYDPKPELPNPAAAQGAQAAFAAAPREFHAAAATAPPPVPAAPHVTPPLPPRAISEILEPHTAPARAALAPELPPDHPLEPGTRPGGRIATPSERIADSESAISGIPTAPKEPVSSSSFIAAARRAAQAAAAQPEKPARGAKAGADRTKDKGKDGGSTITSKIRSLLVGASVVVIVLGTFKMAMNLLEGSPPPAPQAMDNTSSQPAPQAPPPAIENKPATPEQVTPSMTSPTPIGRQSQNNAAPAPAANPGSSASVAIPPTPATTPLAPATNSDVTGALSGTSRARLGHIQVPPSEKLPNGIGGPVLRTAAMKGDATAAYEIGLRFAEGKGVPTNYDEAAKWYDRAAQAGVVPATFRLGTLYEKGLGVKKDADIARRYYAQAAERGNAKAMHNLAVLDADGGGHGANYKSAAQWFRKAADRGVADSQFNLGILYARGIGVEQNLAESYKWFSLAAAQGDADASGKRDDVAKRLDPQSLAAAKLAIQTFSAEPQPDDAVNVPAPNGGWDSAPQANAKPAPKPVASRRSASAAH; encoded by the coding sequence ATGAATTCGCGCGTATCGTGGAGTGTTGACGGCATCGATCCATCCGTGAGGGAGCGGGCCGAAGCTGCTGCGCGCAGAGCCGGCATGTCGCTCAACGATTGGCTGAACTCCACGCTCGGCGAGACTGCCCCGCCAAACTTTCGCGCGCCTTACGACCAGCGCCCGCAAGCCCCGAACGTTCCGAATCACGTGCCGAGTCAGGAAAGCCGCGAAGTTGCCGACATCCACCAGCGGCTCGACGCGATCACCCAGCAGATCGAACGGATCTCGAAGCCCGCGCAACGCCAGGCCCTCTCACGACAAGATGCTTCACGACCAGACGTAGCGCGCGAGCAGGGCGTCGCGCGCCAGCTCAATGACGCGATCTCGCGGCTCGATGCCCGGCTGTCGCAAATCTCGAAGCCACAGCAGCAGCCTCCGGCTCCGCACCCTGCGCCGGTCGACGCACGCGAGCGCCAGGCCGATGCGGTCGAGCGCGCGGCAGCGCAGGTCTATCGCAGCTCCCCTCCCCTGAGCCCCGCTTCATTCGACGTCGCCGTCGCCGAGATCACCGCGCGGCAGAGCGAGCTCGACGGCTTTACGCCCAGGCAGATGCCGCCACGTGCGGCGCCCTCCATTGCACCCAATGCAGCCCCCTTCGCGCCCCCGGTGGCGCCACCCGCGCCTGCCTATGCTCCGCCGCCACCGCAGCCGGGGCCGGATTTCTCGTCGCTCGAGCGCCATTTGCTCAAGATCACGAGCCAGATCGAGTCGCTCCAGCGCCCTGACAATACCGAGCAGGCGATCACCGCCTTCCGCAGCGAGCTCGCCGAGATCCGTCACGCCATCACCGAGGCGATGCCGCGGCGCGCGATCGAATCGATCGAGAACGAGATCCGCTCGCTGCACCGCCGGATCGACGAGACGCGCTCCAACGGCACCGACGGCCAGGTCCTGTCGGGCATCGAGCACGCGCTGTCCGATATCAAGCAGGTGCTGCGCACGCTGACGCCGGCCGAGCAACTCACCGGCTATGACGAGGCGATCCGCAATCTCGGCGCCAAGCTCGATCTGATCCTGCGCGCCAATGACGATCCGTCGACGGTGCGGCAGCTCGAAGATGCAATCGCGGCGCTGCGCGGCATCGTCTCCAACGTCGCGTCCAACGAAGCGCTGGCACGCCTGTCCGAAGACGTGCAGCTGCTGTCGTCCAAGGTCGACCAGGTCACCCGCTCCTCGGGCCAGGGCGACAGCTTTGCGGTGCTGGAGCAGCGCATTGCTGCGCTCACCGCGGCGCTGGAAACGCGCGAGCGGCCTCAGGCCTCCGAAAGCACCGAGCATCTCGAAGCCGCGATCCGCGCGCTGTCGGACCGCTTCGACCGCATGCAGGTCGGCAACGATTCGGCCTCGACTTTCGCGCATCTGGAACAGCGCGTCTCCTACCTCCTGGAGCGGATCGAAGCCGCCTCCGATCCGCGCAACGGCAACTTGAGCCGCGTCGAGGACGGGCTGCACGACATCCTGCGGCATTTGGAGCGGCAGCAGGCGACTTATTCGGCGCTGGCCGAGAGCCGCAATTCGGCGCCTGCCGATTCCGGAATGGTCGATCTGGTCAAGCGCGAGCTGTCCGACATCCGCTTCAGCCAGGCCGAGACCAACCGCAGCACCCAGGACTCGCTCGACGCCGTCCATAGTGCGCTCGGCCACGTCGTCGATCGCCTGTCCATGATCGAGGGCGATCTGCGCGCGGTGCGCACCGCGCCGCCGGCCGCTGCGCCGATGCCCATGTCGATGCCTATGCCGATGGCCGCTCCCCTGCAGCCCGCGGCGATGGCGCGCGAGCCGCGGCCGCAGGCACAACAGTCGAATTACGATCCAAAACCCGAGCTGCCGAATCCCGCCGCGGCGCAGGGCGCGCAAGCCGCCTTCGCCGCCGCGCCGCGCGAATTCCATGCCGCTGCTGCCACCGCGCCGCCGCCGGTGCCGGCGGCGCCACACGTCACGCCACCCTTGCCGCCGCGCGCGATCAGCGAAATCCTCGAGCCGCACACGGCGCCCGCGCGTGCTGCGCTCGCGCCGGAATTGCCGCCGGATCATCCGCTCGAGCCGGGCACACGGCCGGGCGGACGCATCGCCACGCCGTCGGAACGCATCGCCGATTCCGAGAGCGCGATCAGCGGCATTCCAACTGCTCCGAAGGAGCCGGTCTCGTCGTCGAGCTTCATCGCGGCCGCCCGCCGCGCCGCGCAGGCCGCCGCCGCGCAGCCGGAAAAGCCGGCCCGTGGCGCCAAGGCCGGCGCCGATCGCACCAAGGATAAGGGCAAGGACGGCGGGTCGACCATCACCTCGAAGATCCGCTCGCTGCTGGTCGGCGCGAGCGTGGTCGTGATCGTGCTCGGCACCTTCAAGATGGCGATGAACCTGCTCGAGGGCAGCCCGCCGCCCGCGCCGCAGGCCATGGACAATACCTCCAGCCAGCCCGCGCCGCAGGCTCCGCCGCCGGCGATCGAGAACAAGCCCGCCACACCCGAGCAGGTCACGCCATCGATGACCTCGCCGACGCCGATCGGCCGGCAATCCCAGAACAACGCCGCGCCGGCTCCGGCCGCCAATCCCGGCAGCTCGGCCTCGGTTGCAATTCCGCCGACGCCGGCCACGACCCCGCTCGCACCTGCGACTAACAGCGACGTCACCGGCGCGCTGTCGGGTACGAGCCGCGCGAGGCTCGGCCACATCCAGGTGCCGCCGAGCGAAAAGCTGCCTAACGGCATCGGTGGCCCGGTCTTGCGCACCGCCGCGATGAAGGGCGATGCGACCGCGGCCTATGAGATCGGCTTGCGCTTTGCCGAAGGCAAGGGTGTTCCTACGAATTACGACGAAGCCGCCAAATGGTACGACCGCGCGGCACAGGCCGGCGTGGTGCCCGCGACCTTCCGCCTCGGCACGCTCTACGAAAAGGGTCTCGGCGTGAAAAAGGACGCCGACATCGCCCGCCGCTACTACGCCCAGGCCGCCGAGCGCGGCAACGCCAAGGCCATGCACAATCTGGCGGTGCTCGACGCCGATGGTGGCGGACACGGCGCCAACTACAAGAGCGCGGCGCAGTGGTTCCGCAAGGCCGCCGATCGTGGCGTCGCCGACAGCCAGTTCAACCTCGGCATCCTCTATGCCCGCGGCATCGGCGTCGAACAGAATCTCGCCGAGTCCTACAAATGGTTCAGCCTCGCGGCTGCGCAGGGTGACGCCGATGCGTCCGGCAAGCGCGACGACGTTGCCAAGCGTCTCGACCCGCAATCCCTCGCCGCCGCCAAGCTCGCGATCCAGACCTTCAGCGCCGAGCCGCAGCCTGATGATGCCGTCAACGTTCCCGCCCCGAACGGCGGCTGGGACAGCGCGCCGCAGGCAAACGCAAAACCGGCGCCGAAGCCGGTCGCAAGCAGGCGCTCGGCCTCCGCGGCGCATTAG
- a CDS encoding sulfite exporter TauE/SafE family protein, protein MQLYLPIADLPVNVFLVLAMGAAVGFVSGMFGIGGGFLMTPLLIFIGITPAVAVASVTSHIAASSFSGALSYWQRRAIDPALAGVLLCGGVIGTALGVWTFTQLRALGQLDLMIALSYVVLLSTVGSLMFSEGLHALMRTRRGALPPRRTHNWIHGLPLKMRFKRSKIYLSVIPVVIVGIMIGFIGAIMGIGGGFILVPIMIYLLRVPTSTVIGTSMVLTLVTMLFATMLHAVTNHLVDAVLALILMVGGVTGAQFGVRAGQKIRGEQLRLLLGLLILSVGVRFAIELAIRPEDLFTIRELGVSG, encoded by the coding sequence ATGCAGCTCTATCTTCCGATCGCCGATCTTCCCGTCAACGTCTTCCTGGTGCTGGCGATGGGCGCCGCGGTCGGCTTCGTCTCCGGCATGTTCGGGATCGGCGGCGGCTTCCTGATGACGCCGCTGCTGATCTTCATCGGCATCACGCCGGCGGTCGCGGTCGCCTCCGTCACGAGCCACATCGCAGCCTCGTCCTTTTCCGGCGCGCTCTCATATTGGCAGCGGCGCGCGATCGATCCGGCGCTGGCAGGCGTCCTGCTCTGCGGCGGCGTGATCGGCACGGCGCTCGGCGTCTGGACCTTCACGCAGCTTCGCGCGCTCGGCCAGCTCGATCTGATGATCGCGCTCTCCTACGTCGTGCTGCTCAGTACCGTCGGCAGCCTGATGTTCTCGGAAGGGCTGCACGCCCTGATGCGAACCCGACGCGGCGCGCTGCCGCCACGACGCACGCACAACTGGATCCACGGCCTGCCGCTGAAGATGCGGTTCAAGCGCTCGAAAATCTATCTGTCGGTCATCCCCGTGGTGATCGTCGGCATCATGATCGGCTTCATCGGCGCCATCATGGGTATCGGCGGCGGCTTCATCCTGGTGCCGATCATGATCTATCTGTTGCGGGTGCCGACCTCGACGGTGATCGGGACCTCGATGGTCCTGACGCTCGTCACGATGCTGTTCGCGACCATGCTGCACGCGGTGACCAATCACCTGGTCGACGCCGTGCTGGCGCTGATCCTGATGGTCGGCGGCGTCACCGGCGCGCAGTTCGGCGTCCGCGCCGGCCAGAAGATCCGCGGCGAGCAACTGCGGCTGCTGCTCGGGCTTCTGATCCTCTCGGTCGGCGTCCGCTTCGCGATCGAGCTGGCGATCCGCCCCGAAGATCTCTTCACCATCCGCGAGCTCGGAGTGAGCGGATGA
- a CDS encoding TIGR02186 family protein, which produces MMRAALALLLVLLLGSAARAERLIVSVSNHRVTVTPNYSGEELVLFGSIERDATTPADRKAYDLVVTVMGPRADMVTRRKERTFGIWINTDYRQFLQVPSYLALFANRPFDAITSPEVARRQQIGLDNVLLTQRVGGDYADVVPNDAFRSAFIRLRTQRGLYREDPGAVTFLTPTLFRTGIPLPAEVPIGTYEVEIKLFANGAFIGKTETAFEIVKVGFEQFVATTARHNGLIYGLATVAMALMTGWMASIVFRKD; this is translated from the coding sequence ATGATGCGCGCAGCTCTTGCACTCCTGCTCGTCCTGTTGCTCGGCTCAGCCGCTCGCGCCGAGCGGCTGATCGTGTCGGTCTCCAACCATCGCGTCACCGTGACGCCGAACTATTCCGGCGAGGAGCTGGTGCTGTTCGGCTCGATCGAGAGGGATGCCACGACTCCCGCTGACCGCAAGGCCTATGATCTCGTCGTCACCGTGATGGGTCCGCGCGCCGACATGGTGACGCGGCGCAAGGAGCGCACCTTCGGGATCTGGATCAACACCGATTATCGGCAGTTCCTGCAGGTGCCGAGCTATCTGGCGCTGTTCGCCAACCGCCCCTTCGACGCGATCACCTCGCCCGAGGTCGCGCGGCGGCAGCAGATCGGCCTGGACAACGTGCTGCTGACGCAGCGGGTTGGCGGCGACTATGCCGACGTGGTTCCGAACGACGCGTTCCGCTCGGCCTTCATCCGCCTGCGCACCCAGCGCGGGCTCTATCGCGAGGATCCGGGCGCCGTCACCTTCCTGACGCCGACCCTGTTCCGCACCGGCATTCCCCTGCCGGCCGAGGTGCCGATCGGCACCTACGAGGTGGAGATCAAGCTGTTTGCGAATGGCGCGTTCATCGGCAAGACCGAGACCGCCTTCGAGATTGTCAAGGTCGGCTTCGAGCAGTTCGTCGCCACCACTGCGCGCCACAACGGGCTGATCTACGGTCTCGCCACCGTGGCGATGGCGCTGATGACGGGCTGGATGGCGTCGATCGTGTTCCGGAAGGATTAG
- a CDS encoding MBL fold metallo-hydrolase, producing MPISITLIGGPTALIEIDGFRLLTDPTFDAPGAYQLPHVKLEKTVGPAVRPDAIGPVDAVLLSHDQHSDNLDNSGREYLFKVKRVLTTEAGARRLDGHVEGLAPWSTAQLKDGDGNTLTITATPARHGPAGIEPLSGDVIGFVVASSRKDTSAIYISGDTTWFDGVAEVARRFKCGVVLPFAGAAQTRGPFHLTMDTNDTIETARAFPEATIVPVHTEGWAHFRQNGEDLRKTFDVLGFGTRLRLLEPGVPTVIEAP from the coding sequence ATGCCCATTTCCATCACCCTGATCGGCGGCCCGACTGCACTGATCGAGATCGACGGCTTCCGCCTGCTCACCGATCCGACCTTCGATGCGCCCGGCGCCTACCAGCTGCCGCATGTGAAGCTGGAGAAGACAGTTGGTCCCGCCGTGAGGCCCGATGCGATCGGCCCGGTCGATGCCGTGCTGCTCAGCCACGATCAGCATTCGGACAATCTCGACAATTCAGGCCGCGAATACCTCTTCAAGGTCAAGCGCGTGTTGACGACGGAGGCGGGCGCAAGGCGGCTCGACGGCCATGTCGAGGGCCTTGCGCCGTGGAGCACCGCACAGCTGAAAGACGGCGACGGCAACACGTTGACCATCACCGCGACGCCGGCGCGCCATGGCCCGGCAGGCATCGAGCCGCTGTCGGGCGACGTCATCGGCTTCGTGGTGGCGTCGAGCCGCAAGGATACCAGCGCGATCTATATCAGCGGCGACACCACCTGGTTCGACGGCGTCGCCGAAGTTGCGCGCCGCTTCAAATGCGGCGTGGTGCTGCCTTTCGCGGGCGCTGCGCAGACGCGCGGACCATTCCATCTCACCATGGATACCAACGACACCATCGAGACCGCGCGCGCCTTCCCCGAGGCGACGATCGTGCCGGTGCATACCGAAGGCTGGGCGCATTTCCGCCAGAACGGCGAAGATTTGCGCAAGACCTTCGACGTGCTCGGCTTCGGGACACGGCTGCGGCTGCTGGAGCCTGGCGTGCCGACGGTGATCGAGGCGCCGTAG
- a CDS encoding DMT family transporter → MSLAPSISVPRSRFNTLPLAIGLFCLLWSYAFVAGKIGVTHCPPLILLAARFSLAGILILGATLIRGEAWSLSWRDAAIFTVLGIANNALYLGLGYTGLQSVSAGLGGLIVSANPVFTAALAALLLGEGMSWRKAGGLLLGIAGVTLIVWHRLSIGTDSLHGIVFTLAALASIVAGTILFKLLAPKGSLWIGNGVQNLAAGIVLTPIAFTFADIHAIDYTPSLVGAFAFLVLGGSILAYWLWFHLLKVCGATAASAYHFLMPPLGMLFAFLVLGEHIEARDLLGIVPVALGIYLVTRPAKPVA, encoded by the coding sequence ATGTCGCTCGCCCCATCGATTTCGGTTCCCCGCAGCCGCTTCAACACACTGCCGCTCGCTATCGGCCTGTTCTGCCTGCTCTGGAGCTACGCCTTCGTCGCCGGCAAGATCGGCGTCACGCATTGCCCGCCGCTGATCCTGCTCGCCGCGCGCTTCTCGCTCGCCGGCATCTTGATCCTGGGCGCCACGCTGATCCGCGGCGAGGCCTGGTCGCTCTCCTGGCGCGATGCCGCGATCTTCACCGTGCTCGGCATCGCCAACAACGCGCTCTATCTCGGGCTCGGCTACACCGGCCTGCAATCGGTGTCCGCCGGCCTCGGCGGCCTGATCGTCTCGGCCAATCCGGTGTTCACCGCGGCGCTCGCCGCGCTGCTGCTCGGCGAAGGCATGTCATGGCGCAAGGCCGGCGGCCTCCTTCTCGGCATCGCCGGCGTGACGCTGATCGTCTGGCATCGCCTGTCGATCGGCACGGATTCCCTGCACGGCATCGTCTTCACGCTGGCCGCGCTCGCCTCGATCGTCGCCGGCACCATCCTGTTCAAGCTGCTCGCGCCGAAGGGATCCCTGTGGATCGGCAATGGCGTGCAGAACCTCGCCGCCGGCATCGTGCTGACGCCGATCGCGTTCACCTTTGCCGATATCCATGCCATCGACTATACGCCGAGCCTGGTCGGCGCCTTCGCCTTCCTGGTGCTGGGCGGTTCGATCCTGGCCTATTGGCTCTGGTTCCATCTCCTGAAAGTGTGCGGCGCCACCGCCGCCAGCGCCTATCATTTCCTGATGCCGCCACTCGGCATGCTGTTCGCATTCCTCGTCCTCGGCGAGCACATCGAAGCTCGCGACTTGCTCGGCATCGTCCCGGTGGCACTCGGCATCTACCTGGTGACGCGGCCGGCAAAGCCCGTCGCGTAA
- a CDS encoding LysR substrate-binding domain-containing protein, with protein MLDLELLRSFVSVVEAGGFTRAGERVHRTQSTVSQQIKRLEEDIGQVLLHRDGKNVRPTEAGERLLSYARRLLSLAEEARDVLRQPDGEGAIRLGIPEDFAAYRLTKLLGAFARSHPGLRLDVRADQSKHLARDLERGELDLALFKRAAGEKGAIAVWPERVHWVTSKSHPVDIHAASVPLIGFPSGCLYRAGAIHALESVGRTWHMAYSSSSLAGIQAAVAAGMGLSILSEMSIQPDHRVLTAKEGFAPINRTEVALMASPDASPATLRLADRLAEFCDAVQAKAA; from the coding sequence ATGCTCGATCTCGAGCTCCTGCGCAGCTTCGTCTCGGTGGTCGAGGCTGGCGGCTTCACCCGCGCCGGCGAACGCGTCCATCGCACGCAGTCGACCGTCAGCCAGCAGATCAAGCGGCTGGAAGAGGACATCGGCCAGGTGCTGCTGCATCGCGACGGCAAGAACGTGCGCCCGACCGAGGCCGGCGAGCGGCTGCTCTCCTATGCGCGGCGGCTGCTGTCGCTGGCCGAGGAGGCGCGCGACGTGCTGCGCCAGCCGGATGGCGAAGGCGCGATCCGGCTCGGCATCCCCGAGGATTTCGCGGCGTACCGGCTGACCAAGCTATTGGGTGCGTTCGCGCGCTCGCATCCCGGCCTGCGGCTCGACGTGCGCGCCGACCAGAGCAAGCACCTCGCGCGCGATCTCGAGCGCGGCGAGCTCGACCTTGCGCTGTTCAAACGTGCCGCCGGCGAGAAAGGCGCCATCGCGGTATGGCCGGAGCGGGTGCACTGGGTGACCAGCAAGAGTCATCCGGTCGACATTCATGCCGCATCGGTGCCGCTGATCGGCTTCCCGAGCGGCTGCCTCTATCGTGCCGGCGCCATCCATGCGCTGGAAAGCGTCGGCCGTACCTGGCACATGGCCTATTCCTCCTCGAGCCTCGCCGGCATCCAGGCCGCGGTCGCCGCCGGCATGGGCTTGAGCATCCTCTCGGAGATGTCGATCCAGCCCGACCATCGCGTGCTGACGGCGAAGGAAGGTTTTGCGCCGATCAACAGGACCGAGGTCGCATTGATGGCCTCGCCGGACGCGAGCCCGGCGACACTGCGGCTTGCGGATCGTCTCGCCGAATTTTGCGATGCGGTGCAGGCCAAGGCGGCTTGA